A window of the Polaribacter sp. HaHaR_3_91 genome harbors these coding sequences:
- a CDS encoding SMI1/KNR4 family protein, protein MNNSIAYSEDFKLLKWDDFNFEPIKIETLPILEDPEHYKNSFTFRDALLKAVEKASGKNLLNLIFITPDYETIHKFYGIGYLEDKTLFTVEIEQTPIFEAWFTVIHDEQHKSATIYTFSNNGYSSQPVSNLKNITFQENTGAFIAEFIPNQFIAEKLAKEKTDFISPFIQLESKINLEEVKQSFNALILEKGLTMHSPKNNEDIYVKFEKEAGFPFPTIIKEYLTLHNGIDRCAIMSAEDIYKEWKQWKDCYDDWTQEELLDTYSTNKGKALLMYTTPYWIPFFDLQNGNFLAFDFAPNTKGTAGQIIRYGADQEIGYIEAEDLNTFLKSLMGNEGEIEENEWFYIE, encoded by the coding sequence ATGAACAATAGCATTGCATATTCAGAAGATTTTAAATTATTAAAATGGGATGATTTTAATTTTGAACCTATCAAAATAGAGACACTTCCAATTCTTGAAGATCCTGAACATTACAAGAATTCTTTTACGTTTAGAGACGCGCTTTTAAAAGCTGTAGAAAAAGCGTCTGGAAAAAATTTATTAAACCTCATATTTATTACACCAGATTATGAAACCATTCATAAATTTTATGGTATTGGGTATTTAGAAGACAAAACGCTTTTTACTGTTGAAATAGAGCAGACGCCAATATTTGAAGCATGGTTTACAGTTATTCATGATGAACAACACAAAAGCGCTACAATTTATACCTTTAGTAATAACGGTTATAGCTCGCAACCCGTTTCTAATTTAAAGAATATTACTTTTCAAGAAAACACAGGTGCTTTTATTGCTGAATTTATTCCGAATCAATTTATAGCAGAAAAATTAGCCAAAGAAAAAACAGATTTTATAAGCCCTTTTATTCAGTTAGAATCTAAAATTAATTTAGAAGAAGTAAAACAATCTTTTAATGCTTTAATTTTAGAAAAAGGATTGACAATGCATTCACCAAAAAACAATGAAGACATATATGTTAAGTTTGAAAAAGAAGCGGGTTTTCCTTTTCCAACAATAATTAAAGAGTACTTAACGTTGCATAATGGTATTGATCGATGCGCCATAATGAGTGCCGAAGATATCTATAAAGAGTGGAAACAATGGAAAGATTGTTATGATGATTGGACGCAAGAAGAGTTGTTAGACACATACTCGACAAACAAAGGAAAAGCATTATTAATGTACACCACACCATATTGGATTCCGTTTTTCGATTTACAGAATGGTAATTTTTTAGCCTTCGATTTTGCTCCGAATACAAAAGGTACAGCCGGACAAATTATTCGTTATGGTGCAGATCAAGAAATTGGATATATTGAAGCTGAAGATTTAAATACTTTCTTAAAAAGTTTAATGGGTAACGAAGGCGAAATTGAAGAAAATGAATGGTTTTACATCGAATAA
- a CDS encoding DUF1266 domain-containing protein, producing MTQEITPKIQDQLNLSALILKKNYKSADLTSWSGFDLENQMDVKQAKRLLSLYGIKSGLHLRNSLQRYENGEMVSNTFEKLAIEFRMSTTKDFDAKYNAEENPKTKGIYKMVWKYRFSLKKQKLFGYEMAYYIFQMRLGHVLGFIDTREMILRLEEANETIKSTFSSWGEFHRNVCLGDEYVLGTTEQDVSKFPGMETLWECYQRLYIEHADWFKTWKK from the coding sequence ATGACACAAGAAATAACACCAAAAATACAAGACCAATTAAATTTATCGGCCTTGATTTTGAAGAAAAATTATAAAAGTGCCGACTTAACAAGTTGGTCTGGTTTCGATTTAGAAAATCAAATGGATGTTAAGCAAGCAAAACGTCTTTTAAGTTTATATGGCATAAAATCTGGTTTGCATTTACGTAATAGTTTGCAACGTTACGAAAACGGAGAAATGGTTTCTAATACATTCGAAAAACTTGCAATAGAATTCCGAATGAGTACTACAAAAGATTTTGATGCAAAATACAATGCCGAAGAAAATCCAAAAACGAAAGGCATTTATAAAATGGTTTGGAAATACCGTTTTAGTCTAAAAAAGCAAAAATTGTTTGGGTATGAAATGGCGTACTATATTTTTCAAATGCGCTTAGGGCACGTATTAGGTTTTATTGATACAAGAGAAATGATTTTACGTTTAGAAGAAGCGAACGAAACTATAAAATCTACCTTTTCTAGTTGGGGAGAATTTCATAGAAATGTATGTTTAGGAGATGAATATGTTTTAGGAACAACAGAACAAGATGTTAGTAAATTTCCTGGTATGGAAACACTTTGGGAATGCTACCAACGCTTATATATAGAACATGCCGATTGGTTTAAAACATGGAAAAAATGA